GAGGCCGACAAAACAGAGGAAGGCAACCCACTGTCCTTAATGATTAGCACCCTAGGTTTTGTGCTAATGCTGCTGCTGTTTCTTTAGAAAGTGTGCCTTAGAAACGCGTGCCCTAGAAACGCGCGCCTGGAGCTGTCTATCTAGACCCGGATTCAGCTTAAACAAACTAATCGAACTTGATTTGATAGGGCAGGAGCGCATAGATGCCACGGGGATCATTTAGCTGCTGAATGATCTTGACGTCCTGCTTTAGCTTCTCTAGCTGAGCCGTCAGCGGATCTGGTCGTTCGGCTCTAGCCGACTCAAAGAAGCTGGCAAAGAAGCGGTTCCACTCATCCCCTTCGGGATATTCCTGTAGCCGCCAGTCTTCACCTAGGTCTGACATCTCCGCTGCAACCTCAATGGCTCGCTCTAGGCCGCCAAGCTCGTCTACCAAGCCCAGGTCTTTGGCTGCTTGGCCTGACCAGACTCGGCCTTGGGCAATCTCAGCAACTTTAGCGGCTGGCAGTTCGCGCCCCTCTACGACTCGGGCCAGAAACTCATCGTAGATCTGGTCTACGGACTTTTGTAGAATGGTCAGCTCTTTAGCCGTTTTAGGGCGAGTGCTGGTGAAAATATCTGCTAGATCAGAAGTTTTGACGCCATCCCAGCTAACGCCGACTTTGCCACCTAGATCTTCTAGGTTCACAAACAGGCTGAAAACCCCAATCGATCCGGTAATCGTGGTAGGTTCAGCTACGATTCTGTCTGCCAAGGACGCGATCCAGTAGCCACCAGAGGCGGCGACATCGCCCATAGAAACAATTACAGGCTTGCCCGATTCCTGCAGCAGACGCACCTCTCGCAAAATAATTTCGGAGGCAATGGCGCTGCCGCCTGGGCTATTGACCCGCAAAACGACCGCTTTAACCTCCTCGTCTAGGCGCAGCTCGCGCAGCTGCTGAGCCATCTGATTTCCAGCGATGACTTGGCTACCACCAAACCCGCTCGAACCATCGCCGTCTACAATTTGCCCCTCGGCATAGACGACAGCAATTTGGTTGCTGGAGCTGCGGCTGGTTAGAGTATCTTCAGCCATGTCGGCATAGTGCTGCAGGCTGACCTGGCGGAAGTCTTCTTCGTCGTCAAGGTCGTCTTCGCTTTGGTTGGTGTGCGATCGCAATTCCGCAATCACCTCATCCTCATAGACAATTTGATCGACTAGCTGCTGGGTCTTGGCCTCCTCGCCAAAGAGAAATCCCTGGTTGTTAGCAATGTTCTGCAGTGCCTGGGCTGTTACGGGGCGAGGTTGAGCAGAGCTTTCAAGGATAGATTGCCACAGCTCCCTCAGTAGTCGTTGAGTTTGGTCCCTTTCCTCGGGGCTCATGTCGTTGCGCAGCAGCGGTTCTACCGCCGACTTGTACTTGCCCACACGAGTTACCTGCACCCCCACGCCCAGCTTACTGAGGGCTTCGGCCTGGTACATCATTTCGGCGTACAGACCGTTCATTTCGAGATTGCCAAAAGGATTCATGTAAACCGATTGGGCGGCGGAAGCCATGAGATACTCCCGCTCTGTCCAAGACACATCGTAGGCAATGACGGGCTTGCCGCTATCGCGAAACACCTCAATCGCCTTTCTTAGCTCCGTTTGAGAGGCTAGCCCAATGCCTAGCTCGCTGCCGCCCTTGAGATAAAGGCCGGTAATGCGGTCATCTTCTGCCGCTGCCCTGAGGGCTACGACAGCTTCCCTCAGGGTTAACTGACCGGGCCTTTGTCCCACAAACAAAATGTCTGTCGGGCTGGGCACCACTTCAGAGTCAGAGATGATGGTTGACAGGTCGTAAACCATCACGGAGTCTTTTTCGACCAGAGGGGTGCTGCCCTTGGCCATGTTTGCAGCCAAAATCCCTACCAGCCCGACCGCTCCAATGGCGGTAAACACACTAAACAGCACAACGAACAAGAAGGTGCCGGTCAGGCTAGCTAGGGTGAATTTCCAGAATTGCCGCATGAATTTCTAAAATGCTCAAGGAATATGGCAGAAAGCCCAGGTTCAAGCAGATGTCATCCCTCTACCAGGGTAAACTTTATCCCTCCAAGCTTGCGGGAATCAGCCCCAAAGTTTGAAGGCCTTTAAGCACGGTTCCTGGCATTATCGGTGCGGCAGGAGAACTTAATTTCGTTTGCAAAAACGCTACGACGCTGAGGCGCAACCTGATCGGTAGCCATAGGGGTGCAGCATCACGGGCAGCGAGTTTGGCACTTTGCACAATGGGCAGGGGTTAAACGGCAAAAGACATTCCCTTACGGAATGCCTTTAAATCTCAGCTAGTTTGAATATTGCTAACGAATATTGCCAACTGAACAGGCAAAGTTAGCGGTAGACGTCTTCTGAGTCTTCGTCGTAGACCTCTAGGCCCTCCTCCGGATCGTCCTGCTTATTCACCTCTTCCTTAAAACCCCGTAGCGTTTTACCCAGGGCACTGCCCAGCTCAGGAATTTTCTTGGGGCCAAAGATCAAGACCGCAACCCCGAGGATGATGATGACTTCTGTCCAGCCGAGATTGAACATAGGAACGCCTAGCGCAGTAACAATCAATATACCAGTGGGAAGCAAGGGGATAGGAGGCGAGCAGTGCTGCTCGTCTCTTATCCTCGTGTGCTTTACCTTGCTGCCGCCATCGGCTCATAGCGAATCCCGGCCTGCCGCAGCCTTTCGACGGCTTCGCCTAAGCGATCGCAATCGGCAATCAGGCTAATGCGCACGTAGCCTTCACCGCCAGGGCCAAAAGCGTTGCCCGGGGTAACGACGACACCAGTTTCCTGCAGCACGCTGAGGGCAAAGTCAGTAGAACCTTGGCCGGGCGGGCAGGGCACCCAGAGGTACATCGTGGCTTTGGTCTTGGGCACGTTCCACCCCAGGGTCGCCAGCTCCTGAATCAGAAAATCGCGGCGGGTGCGATAGCGGGCCTGGACTTCGTGCAGGTAGACATCGGGGAGGGCTAGGGCTGTTTCGGCAGCCTGTTGCAGGGCGGCAAAAATGCCGTAGTCAAGATTGGTCTTGAGGGTGCGCAGGCCCTGGATAATGTGGCGGTTGCCAACCACAAAGCCGACCCGCCATCCGGCCATATTGTAGGTCTTGGAAAGCGTGTGGAACTCAACACCGACTTCTTTGCCGCCAGGGATCTCTAGCAGACTGGTGGGCTGGTAGCCATCAAAGGCCAACTCGGCGTAGCACAGGTCGTGCACCAGCAAAATGTTGTACTCGCGGGCAAAGGCCACCGCATCTTCAAAGAATTTGCGAGGAGCGGTGGCCGCAGTGGGGTTACTGGGGTAGTTGAAGAACATCGCCTTGGCCCGGCGAGCGATATCTGCAGGAATAGCCTCTAGATCAATTAGCCAGTTATTTTCGGGCGTGAGGTGGAGGTGGTAGATCTCGCCACCTGCGATCGCAGGTCCCCGAAAATGGGCCGGATAGGCCGGGGTTGGCACCAGTACCAAATCTCCCGGGTTGATGTAGGCCATTGCCAGGTGGGTCAGCCCTTCCTTAGATCCCAGCAGCGGCAGGGCCTCGCCATCGGGGTCTAGCTCCACGCCATAGCGACGGTGATACCAAGAGGTGATCGCCTTGCGAAAGCTGGCTGTGCCCTCGAAGGGGGGGTAGCCGTGGTTCGCCACATTTTCTAGAGCCTCCTTAGCGGCTTCTACCACAGGGGCTGGGGTAGCCCCATCGGGGTTGCCCATGCCCAAATCGATCAAATCCAAACCCTGTTCGCGGGCGCGTGCCTTGAGTTCATCCAGGCGGGCAAACACGTAGGGGGGCAAAGCGCTCAGCCGTTGGGCAGGTTGGATCCAATCCAGGCTCATGGGGTTAACTCCGAGGTTGCTTCAAGAATTTCAGGATGGGACAGGGACCTAGCCACAGAACGCATTTCTGGAGCCAGGGTCGAAACCATTGCCCCCATTAGGGATTCAGGTGCGACTGTAAATGGTAGGTGGTGAATATCAGATCCTTCACGGCAGGCAAACTGGGCAGCTTGTCGCAGGTCTACTAAGGAAATCTCACCCAGACCCAGGTCGTCTAGAGACTTGGGCAGCCCAACCAAGTCATAAAACTGCAGGAGCTGCTGCCGGGCGGTCGCCGCTAGGGAGTTTTTCGGCCCGATCTCTTCCAGCCGTAGCTGCACCAGAATGCCGTAGGCAACCTTTTCGCCATGCAGAGCGCCGTGGCTAGCCTCCAGCTGAGTCAGCCCGTTATGGACGGCATGGGCTGCTACCGTACGGCATTGGGCCCCACCCAGGCCACCTATCACCCCAGCTAGCAGCACTGTGGCATCGACCACCTCCTGCCAGTCTGCTCCGCCCGGATCTTGCAGAGCGGCGGCGGTTTTTTGAAAAAGAATGTCGCGCAGGATGCGGGCCTGCTGCACTGCCGCAATAATCAGGGCTTTGTCGGAAGCACCGCTGCTGACGGAGGCTTCGTACCACTTGGCTAGGGCATCGCCAATGCCGGCAACTAGGGTGCGCTGAGGGGCGGTCAGCACCAGATCGTAGTCGAGAATCAGCAGATCGGGGCAGCGCTCTAGGGCCACGTCGTAGAGAAAGGCCCCCTGGTCAGAATAGACGTTCGAGAGGGCCGTCCAGGCGGCGCAGGTGGCTGCTGAGGCCGGGATAGTGACCACAGGCAGGCGCAGCTGATAGGCCAGCAGCTTAGCCGCATCTAGTGCCTTACCGCCGCCCACACCGATGATCAGATCAGCTTGATGAGTTTGGGCGATGGCCTTCAGCGCCTTGAGTGCCGACTCGCTACAGTCGCTTTTGTAGGAAGCCTGCTTAACAGCTAAGTCGGCTAAAGCCGGGGCTAGGAAAGGGGCAGCTACTTTTAGGGTGTGGTTGCCGCCAATGAGCAGAGGTCGTTGACCCAGGGCTGCGATCGCAGCCTGCGACTGGGCCAGAATGCCAGCCCCTCGCATTACCCGAGCCGGAGCAACGGCAAGCACAGGCAAAGTATCAACGGTCATAGGCGTAAAGAATCAGGTGTCGGAGGATGAAGGTTGGGTGGATGAGAGCCGGGCCAGCGCCTTGCGGTCTAGGAGGATGGTCATATCATCTCCAGTGGCGGCATTGGGAATAGGCTGCACCTGCCCCATATAAACTAGCTGAGACACCCCTGGCGAGTCATGCAAAATCGTGCGGGCTCGAATCGTAGGGACTCTGGTTGCTGAGCCCAGGCGATAAGGCTTAAACAGGTTGCTGGCGGCCTGCCGTAGAGTCGCCTCCAGCTGTGTTTCTGTAAGCGTTGGCGGCACAGTGATGGTAATCTTTTCGGCCCCGGAGTCAAAAACTGTCGCGTAGGGCACGGCCCCCGGAATGGCAGTGCGGGAAAAGGGTTCGAAGCTCAATCCCAAAAGCCCAATGGTCAGCACGGCAGCAAAGCCCGTAGCCCCCACCAGCCGAAAGCGCAGCCCCCACTTCAAAACAAAGGCCAGTACCGTAATGGCGGCCAGTGCCAGGGTGCCGATTCCGGCCCACTTGGTGATTTCTAAAAACTCCTCAGGGGTTGTCATAGTTTATGAGACCAATAGATCTTTCAGCATAACGTACTCGAAATCAACTCTACCAGGGAGGCTGCTTAGCGCCCCTGAGCTGTGTGTGGAGCCTGCTTGTGCAGTGGTTTGAACCCCCAACAGCAAACGCTGGAACGAGATGCGATCGCGCCCAGTGCTTCGATCCTATCAGCAGAGCTGACCCCCCTACTCCAAAGCCCGATTGTTTTTGCCAGTAATGCGGCATGAAAGCTAACAAAAAAGGCATACTGTTTCGAGTAAACCTGCCAGCAAGGATTCCAGAAGGAATTCATAAAAACTTTCTCCATCGCCCTAGGTGTAATGTTTGGGGGCGTACGATGGCGAAAGTCATGGCAGTACTCAGTAGCTAAGGAGACCATTCATGCTGACGCTTCGCCCTCGCCCACTGGGGGTTTCAGCGGGAGCCCTGACAGTGCTGCTGCTGGCTGGTTGCGGCCCCTCTAGGGTGTCCCAGTGCAACCGACTGGCTGAGGTGGTAAACCAGACTCAGGGCTTTATGTCCGAATTTGAAACAGAAATTCAGAGCTTCAGCCAAAACGCCTCCCAGGTCAGAAACCTGGATGACATTAAGGCTGCAGCCAGCCAGTACACCTCAGCAGTTGATGGGGTGGTGACAGATCTAGACGGCCTCGTAGGCGATCTGAGAGGGGCCCAACTGAAGGATGACACTCTAGTGAGCTTTCGTGATGACTACGTTGGCGTTGTCGAGGGCTTTAAAGGTTCCCTACAGCAGGCTAGCAGTGCAATGGATCTGGTGGTGACTGTGCCTTCAGAAGCAGAGCTGCCCGCCCGCATTGAAGAATCGCAGAAGCAGACGATGGAAGCCGTCAGCTCCATCGAGCAGCTATCGCAAACTGAGTCTCAGCTGATTAGCACCGTTAACTCTTACTGCGGAGCTTCTACCCAACCGGCGGCAGGGGAAGCTCCGGCGGGAGAAGCGCCAGCAGGACAAACTCCGGCCCCAGCAGGAGAAGTGCCAGCAGGACAAACTCCGGCTCCAGCTGAAACAGCTCCCGCTGGTGGGGGGCAGTAGCTTGGGCCCGGATTGGGTTAGAAAAGCCGCTGTCTAAAGCATCTGCCGAACTATCAGCCCTTGCAAGAGCGTAGACCCATCTCCTGCAAGGGCTGATTCTCAAAAGCTCCTGTTTAATTCTTCTGCTTTATGTCCCTAAAGCTTTAGGGACATAAAGCAGAAGACACAGATTTGGGGACAGGGGATGCTCAGCAATGCTGAGTCACTTTGTCCTCAGATTTTTTAGGGGGATCTCTTAAAGCGCAGCTACATCTGCCAATGGGAACGGAGTCAACAATTAGCGCATTAAGTAACGAACTGTTGACTTATGTATTCAGCGGTAGAAGCGGGATACTTAACTTAAATAGAACACTCAAGTAAAACGGCAGACCAACTGTCAGGTAGACTTTTCCCAAGAGGCTTTCTAGGGTTAACACGCCTATCTTGCTGCTGGCAATGAGTAATTTACGGAGTTTTCTCATATCCTAGATAATCTCTCTTCCAGGGAGAGCTGAATGATTTATAGCGATGGCGTCAGACAGTGATCGGGGATACTCAACTCGGCGTGACTAGACCATTAAAAGCATCTGCCAACCCAGACCCTGATTCTTTTTTGGATTTAGACATTGGCCCAGCGGATCGAATTTTGATCCATTTAGCTCTGGGTGCTATGAAGATGGGGGGGCATCGCTATGGTGCCTTTCTAGATGCTGCCACGACTGCCGCCAAGTTTGCTATCTACAGCACCTATCTGGAGCAGGGCAAGAACATTCGCAAAACGGGCTTTTTATATCACGTTGAGCCAAAGCGGGTTAAAGCCATCATCAAGGAAGTGCAGGATGCGCTCGATCAGGGGCAAACGCTGAAAACCCTCAACTCTCAAGAGCCTTACTACCTGATTGCGCTGCCGCACCTCTGGCAGGAGCACTTTCCGTGCCAACCTGACCAGCCACGAGTAACTGTGCACGGTCTCACCCCCAGGGAACGGCTGGAGATCGAGCAGAGCCTGCCGTCTGATTTGCCTGAGGCCAAGCTGCTAGATCTGGCTGAATTTACTGACCTAATTGAGATGCTGCATGAGCTGTCGCAGGCCGATTTGCCTGTTTGTCAGCGGATGTCTTTTAGTGAGGCGCTGACCGAGCACATCAAATTTAGGCTGCTGTACTCAGGAACTGTTATTCAGATAGATTCGCCGCTGCTGGGGGCACCTCTGTTTGCGCTGGCCCGCACCGTGTATTCGCCTAAGGGGGAGCGGGAGCGGGTGTTTACTATGATCGATGATGTAGCTCGCTTTTTCAGCCTTTTGCAGTCTTGGGTTAAGGAGGAAGCAGGCGTGTTGCGGGCGATTGAGGTTTTTGATGTGGACCCAAGCCGTAAAGAAGAAGCCCTGAGCGAACTCGACCAGATGCTGCAAGCCTGGGCCGATAAGTATCACCAGGATGGAGGTCACCCGATGGTGCTACAGGTCGCTGCGGGTGAACGGGAATACGAGTAACGCTGCTCGCGTTGCTAAACCACTCGCGTTGCTAAACCAATGGATGCGCTAGCCAACAGATGGGGAAGTGGACTACAGCCTTTTCTAAGCAGACCTTTTCATGACTTCTTAGAGACTCATCCGCTATGGGCCTGGGGGTTGGATCATTCTCTGTGGGTGGTTGCGATCGCAATCCTTGCCCTGCTGCTGCTGGCCGGGCTGTGGAGCGCAGTTGCCCGCTTAACTGAGAACTTTTGGCTAAGCCTGGTTCGGCTGCCGTTTCGAGTGGGGCTATGGGGCTTTCTAGCCCTGTCTCGCTTGCTGCGGCGTCCAACCCAATCGGCTCTCGTCAAACCCTCTGAGCATTCACCAGAGCCCGATCGCCCGGCAGAGATCGTGCAGCGCTTAGAAGTCTTACAGCAGGAGCAGGAAGCCCTAGTGCGGGAGTTGCGATCGCTGCTGGCCAAGCAATCTCAGGAATAGGCAAGAATGTTAAACCTGGAGGGATCGACCGGTTCTCCTCTCAATTCTGTCGTTCTGTGGCCTGAGCTGAGGTTTCATGTTTCTGTTTCTGTCTAAACTGCTGCCTCTGTTTGTCTATCCTCTAGGGCTCGCCTGCCTGTTGCTGTTGCTGGCCCTGGGGTTGATCTGGAAACGACCCCGCTGGGCTGCCGGTGCGATCGCGCTGGCGCTGGGCCTGTTGGTGGTTAGCGGCAACCCCTGGATGGCTACCCAGGTCGTGAAATCCTTAGAGTGGCAGCACCTACCCACCGCTGATTTGCCTCGGGCACAAGCCATTGTGGTGCTGGGCGGCGGCATTAAGCCTGCGGTAGCGCCGCGCCCCTGGGTAGATGTGGCTGAGGCCGGAGATCGGGTACTGCACGGAGCGCGACTTTACCAGGCGGGCAAAGCCCCACTGCTAATCCTTAGCGGCGGCCGCATCGATTGGAAGGAGGGCGGCCCCTCAGAGGCGGGCGATATGGCCCAGCTCGCGATGGCGCTGGGGGTGCCGAGGGGTGCGATCGCAGAAGATCCGACCTCCCTCAACACCTATGAAAATGCCGTCAACGTCAAAGCCATCCTGCAGCAGCGGCGAATCAATCGTGTGCTTCTAGTCACCTCGGCCATGCACATGCCCCGATCGCTGCTCATCTTTCGCCATCAAGGCATAGAGGCTATACCTGCCCCGACTGATTTTCTAGTCACGCAACAGTCTCTCCAAGAACATCAAACGACCTGGCAAGGACGGCTGCTCAGCCTGGTGCCCCAAGCAGAAGACCTATCTCCGTTCACCCGAGCTCTGAAAGAATACATCGGGATTACCGTGTACTGGCTGCGGGGCTGGCTGTAGCAGTCGCGTTTGCTGGAACCCGGAACGCGCGGCCCGCGTCGGGCTAGGATAGTCCCATTTCTGTTGAGAAACTGCAATGACTAATCAGCGTAGTGTGTTCTGTCGGCGTTTGGGGTTGGGTCTGCTCTGTGTGGGGCTGGGCTTGGGCTCGTCTCCCGCCCTAGCGCAGGTGCGTTTGTCAGCGGCCCCCGCAGCGGCTCCCCCAGCGACTCCAAACATCGAGACCCCAGCCCCCGATCTGGAGCTAGAGACCTACACTGATAGCGATCGCTTTTCGATTCAGCTACCACCGGGTTGGCAAGTCTCGTCTGCTGAGGCAGGCCCCCTAGTAATCACCAACTTCCCCCAAACAGAGACTGAGCGCGCTGCGCAGGCCGAAGACCTACGCACTGAAGTTACCTTGATTGAGCAGCCCCCTGGTGAGGTAGTGCCGCCAGCCCTACAAGAAATTCAGAGTCAGGGCTATTCCCTCGCAGACTATGGTGCTATCACCATCGATGGGGCAACGGCGCTGCAGCTGTGGCTCATAGATCTGCCAGAAGCACCCGAGAGTGCTCTGATGACCTACATCGGCTACGACACAGCAACCGCCATCATCGTCAGCCGCTTTGATACCCTGACACCCGAAATCGAGCGCCTGCTAACGACCTTGCACAGCTCCTTCACCCGCTTGTAAACGGCAAGCCGCCCCGTTTCTAGCCGGACAACCGCCATATGCGTGATGCCCACTCCTGAGATTCCTCTGTACAGTAGATAGGTAAATTAGGTACGGTTCGCGCCGATGTGAGGTAGAAATCGATCGTGCGCCAAGTCAAAGCTATGCGCCAAATTTTGATGGTCGTTCACCAAGAGACCTCCAACCCAGGGCTGGTGGGCCAAGTGCTTCAGGAGTGGGGCTATGCCCTCGATATTCGCTGTCCAGCCATCGGCCAACCGCTGCCGACGGCTCTAGATGCCTACGAAGGCATCATCGTTTTTGGAGGCCCGATGAGTGCCAACGACGATGACACCCTTCCGTTTATTCGCCAGGAGATGGACTGGATTGCCCAGGTTCTGGAAGCCGAGAAGCCCTATTTAGGGATTTGCTTAGGGGCTCAGATGCTGGCTAGGGCCCTGGGAGCGCAGGTGGTTCTCCAGAGCGAAGACCTGCGAGAGATAGGCTATTTCCCCCTCCACCCGACTGCCCCAGGTCGGGAGTTCTTCACTGAGCCGATGCATGTCTATCAGTGGCACAAAGAGGGGTTTGAGTTGCCCTCTGAGTGTACGCTATTGGCAGAGGGAGATCTCTTTCCCAATCAAGCTTTTCGGTATGGCAAAAGCGCCTTTGGGATACAGTTTCACCCTGAGATTACTGCCGAGCTAATCGAGCACTGGACCTCTAATGCGGCTGACCAACTGCTGCTGCCAGGGGCTCAGGCTCGCCCCCTCCATTTTCACCAACACAAGCTGTATAGTCAGGCTGTGGAAAACTGGTTAAGGCGTTTTCTTTGGCAGTGGCTCTACCGGCAACCAGCAATAGCCCCAGACTGGAGCCTTTCTGCCTAGTACAGCCGTCCTGATTAGGCTGTGGAAAACCAGGGTTTAACTTGTGGAAAAGGGGACTTCGGTCTGTGGAAAATGCCGCTTTACTGGGGAAAAAGTTTTGAAAATCGGCCTAATCGGAACCGGACTTATGGGCGGAACCATGGCGCTGCGGCTGCTGACGGCAGGCCATCAGGTCTGGGCCTACAACCGTACGGCTGGCAGGCTAAAGCCCCTAGCTCTGGCAGGGGTTACCCCGTCTAGCCAGGCTGTGACGGTTGTGCAGGCAGTAGATGCTCTAGTGCTGATGCTGACCGATGCGGCAGCCATTCGGTCCGTGTTGCTGAGCGACGAAGTCAAGCCTGTTTTAGAAGGCCGCACCATTATTCAAATGGGCACCATTTCCTCCCAAGACAGCTGTGCCCTGAGCCAGGAATTTCAGTCGCTGTCTGCCGATTACCTAGAAGCTCCGGTACTAGGCAGCATTCCTGAAGCCAAATCTGGCAAGCTCATTGTTATGGTGGGAGCTACTCCAGAGCACTTCATGCAGTGGCTGCCTGTGCTACGCTGCTTCAGCGCTGAGCCGCTGCACGTAGGCCCTGTAGGCTCGGCTGCCGCCCTGAAACTGGCCATGAACCAGCTAATTGGCACGCTTACTGCAGCCTTTGCCCAAAGCCTGAGCTTAATCCAGCGGCATGGCATTCCAGTCTCCACGTTTATGCAGGTAGTCCGCAATAGTGCGCTCTATGCCCCTACCTACGACAAAAAGCTCGATCGCATGATCAGCCGCAAGTTTGCTGACCCCAACTTCCCAGCCAAGCACTTGCTAAAAGATATGGGCCTGTTTGTGGAAACAGCAGAGCTCGCTGGAATAGATACTTCTTTGGCAGACCAAGTGCGGCAGCTAGTGCAGCTAGCTGTAGAGCAAGGACTGGCCGATGCAGACTACTCCAGCCTGTATAACATCATCAATCCGGTAGCACCCCCGGAATAGGCCGTTGGGGCCAGAATTTTGTTTTGGTCTCAGGGCGTGCCTCAGTCCAGCAAGCTGTAGGGGATAGCAATTGTAAAAGCAGTACCTTGGCCGGGGACAGATTGGCAGGTGAGGCTCCCTTGGTGGCGCTCTGTAACAATCTGATAGCTGATTGACAGGCCCATACCAGTGCCCTTACCGATGGGCTTGGTCGTAAAGAAGGGATCAAACAGGCGTCTCTGGGTTTCGGGGGCAATGCCAGGACCATTATCGGCAATCACAATCACTACATCAGTCGGAGTGAGGCTGGTTTCGAGAATGATTTCTGGCTGTAGATTGGGCTGATCTTCCCAAGCTTCTTCTAGGGCATCAATGGCGTTGCTCAAGATGTTCATAAACACCTGATTGAGCTGCCCGGCGTAGCACTCAATCGGTGGAATCTGACCATAGCGCTGGATGACCTCAATGGTTGGGCGTCCTCCACTGGCCTTCAAGCGGCTTTGCAGAATCATCAGGGTACTGTCTAGTCCGGCATGGATATCGACTGCTTTTTGCTCAGCCTCGTCCATACGAGAGAAGGTTCGCAGCGACATGACAATTTTCTGAATCCGGTCAGCCCCAACTTTCATGGAGTTCAGCAGTTTGGGCAGATCTTTAAGCACAAAGGGCAAGTCGATGGCTTCAACTTCTGCCGCAATCGCGGGCAGCGGATCGGGGTAGGAATGCTGGTACAGCTCTACCAGCTTCATGAGATCCTCGATGTAATTGCGGGCATGGTTTAGGTTGCCGTAGATGAAGTTGACCGGATTGTTGATTTCGTGGGCCACACCTGCGACCAGCTGTCCTAAGCTGGACATTTTCTCGCTCTGGACCAGCTGCATTTGGGCGCGCTGTAGCTCTTGCAGAGTAGTTTCTAGAGCTTGGGTACGCTGACGCAGCTGACTCT
This DNA window, taken from Pseudanabaena sp. FACHB-2040, encodes the following:
- the sppA gene encoding signal peptide peptidase SppA; the protein is MRQFWKFTLASLTGTFLFVVLFSVFTAIGAVGLVGILAANMAKGSTPLVEKDSVMVYDLSTIISDSEVVPSPTDILFVGQRPGQLTLREAVVALRAAAEDDRITGLYLKGGSELGIGLASQTELRKAIEVFRDSGKPVIAYDVSWTEREYLMASAAQSVYMNPFGNLEMNGLYAEMMYQAEALSKLGVGVQVTRVGKYKSAVEPLLRNDMSPEERDQTQRLLRELWQSILESSAQPRPVTAQALQNIANNQGFLFGEEAKTQQLVDQIVYEDEVIAELRSHTNQSEDDLDDEEDFRQVSLQHYADMAEDTLTSRSSSNQIAVVYAEGQIVDGDGSSGFGGSQVIAGNQMAQQLRELRLDEEVKAVVLRVNSPGGSAIASEIILREVRLLQESGKPVIVSMGDVAASGGYWIASLADRIVAEPTTITGSIGVFSLFVNLEDLGGKVGVSWDGVKTSDLADIFTSTRPKTAKELTILQKSVDQIYDEFLARVVEGRELPAAKVAEIAQGRVWSGQAAKDLGLVDELGGLERAIEVAAEMSDLGEDWRLQEYPEGDEWNRFFASFFESARAERPDPLTAQLEKLKQDVKIIQQLNDPRGIYALLPYQIKFD
- a CDS encoding twin-arginine translocase TatA/TatE family subunit, encoding MFNLGWTEVIIILGVAVLIFGPKKIPELGSALGKTLRGFKEEVNKQDDPEEGLEVYDEDSEDVYR
- a CDS encoding aspartate aminotransferase, giving the protein MSLDWIQPAQRLSALPPYVFARLDELKARAREQGLDLIDLGMGNPDGATPAPVVEAAKEALENVANHGYPPFEGTASFRKAITSWYHRRYGVELDPDGEALPLLGSKEGLTHLAMAYINPGDLVLVPTPAYPAHFRGPAIAGGEIYHLHLTPENNWLIDLEAIPADIARRAKAMFFNYPSNPTAATAPRKFFEDAVAFAREYNILLVHDLCYAELAFDGYQPTSLLEIPGGKEVGVEFHTLSKTYNMAGWRVGFVVGNRHIIQGLRTLKTNLDYGIFAALQQAAETALALPDVYLHEVQARYRTRRDFLIQELATLGWNVPKTKATMYLWVPCPPGQGSTDFALSVLQETGVVVTPGNAFGPGGEGYVRISLIADCDRLGEAVERLRQAGIRYEPMAAAR
- a CDS encoding iron-containing alcohol dehydrogenase family protein, whose protein sequence is MTVDTLPVLAVAPARVMRGAGILAQSQAAIAALGQRPLLIGGNHTLKVAAPFLAPALADLAVKQASYKSDCSESALKALKAIAQTHQADLIIGVGGGKALDAAKLLAYQLRLPVVTIPASAATCAAWTALSNVYSDQGAFLYDVALERCPDLLILDYDLVLTAPQRTLVAGIGDALAKWYEASVSSGASDKALIIAAVQQARILRDILFQKTAAALQDPGGADWQEVVDATVLLAGVIGGLGGAQCRTVAAHAVHNGLTQLEASHGALHGEKVAYGILVQLRLEEIGPKNSLAATARQQLLQFYDLVGLPKSLDDLGLGEISLVDLRQAAQFACREGSDIHHLPFTVAPESLMGAMVSTLAPEMRSVARSLSHPEILEATSELTP
- a CDS encoding Ycf51 family protein — protein: MTTPEEFLEITKWAGIGTLALAAITVLAFVLKWGLRFRLVGATGFAAVLTIGLLGLSFEPFSRTAIPGAVPYATVFDSGAEKITITVPPTLTETQLEATLRQAASNLFKPYRLGSATRVPTIRARTILHDSPGVSQLVYMGQVQPIPNAATGDDMTILLDRKALARLSSTQPSSSDT
- the hetR gene encoding heterocyst differentiation control protein (controls heterocyst differentiation; has protease DNA-binding activity), translating into MDLDIGPADRILIHLALGAMKMGGHRYGAFLDAATTAAKFAIYSTYLEQGKNIRKTGFLYHVEPKRVKAIIKEVQDALDQGQTLKTLNSQEPYYLIALPHLWQEHFPCQPDQPRVTVHGLTPRERLEIEQSLPSDLPEAKLLDLAEFTDLIEMLHELSQADLPVCQRMSFSEALTEHIKFRLLYSGTVIQIDSPLLGAPLFALARTVYSPKGERERVFTMIDDVARFFSLLQSWVKEEAGVLRAIEVFDVDPSRKEEALSELDQMLQAWADKYHQDGGHPMVLQVAAGEREYE
- a CDS encoding YdcF family protein, whose amino-acid sequence is MFLFLSKLLPLFVYPLGLACLLLLLALGLIWKRPRWAAGAIALALGLLVVSGNPWMATQVVKSLEWQHLPTADLPRAQAIVVLGGGIKPAVAPRPWVDVAEAGDRVLHGARLYQAGKAPLLILSGGRIDWKEGGPSEAGDMAQLAMALGVPRGAIAEDPTSLNTYENAVNVKAILQQRRINRVLLVTSAMHMPRSLLIFRHQGIEAIPAPTDFLVTQQSLQEHQTTWQGRLLSLVPQAEDLSPFTRALKEYIGITVYWLRGWL
- a CDS encoding gamma-glutamyl-gamma-aminobutyrate hydrolase family protein (Members of this family of hydrolases with an active site Cys residue belong to MEROPS family C26.), which encodes MRQVKAMRQILMVVHQETSNPGLVGQVLQEWGYALDIRCPAIGQPLPTALDAYEGIIVFGGPMSANDDDTLPFIRQEMDWIAQVLEAEKPYLGICLGAQMLARALGAQVVLQSEDLREIGYFPLHPTAPGREFFTEPMHVYQWHKEGFELPSECTLLAEGDLFPNQAFRYGKSAFGIQFHPEITAELIEHWTSNAADQLLLPGAQARPLHFHQHKLYSQAVENWLRRFLWQWLYRQPAIAPDWSLSA